From Punica granatum isolate Tunisia-2019 chromosome 1, ASM765513v2, whole genome shotgun sequence:
aaactaggtaaatttgatttctaaagatttgactaattaattttaactaagtacaaaaatcacaaCAGTGGTGAGTAGGGCGCCTAAGtgagtcaatttttttcaaacaattccTGAACAAATGCTATCAACAGTATTCTTCGTACAATCTCtagatttcaataattaaaaaaaatttaaaaaaaaaaaaaaaatttggccTAACAATTGCCAGATAACTTAAggacaattataattcaaggTGACAGGGAAGTATAACTATTTATCAACAAAGACAGGCATTAGATGTCAtgagtaacaaattaaatcacaGAATTCAGACATCAACACTATACTCAATTTTATACTCCATCTGTTTAGTATCTCCCTTCCCCACACTTAGATTAAACAGTGTCCTCACTGTTCCTAATGTAGCTCTAgtaaaacgaaaataaaaataaagaacataagagaaaaagagatactaGTACTTCCCcggtttcgaaaaattaagttgaagCAATTGGAGTTCCAACTGGTATAGCAATAGAGAGAGTCAGCAGTTGTTATCCACCCTggcttcaaaaacaaaaagaaaacaacaaaaagaacaaaaatagcagataatccatcttaactaaaacaatcaaatagcAAATATCCCAAGTCTACCCAATGAGTGGGTGCTTGATAAAGTACAAACCAAcagcaaatcaaaataaaacaaatgaagcaaaagaattgagaGCCAACAGGGACTTTAGCTCTCAGACATGGGCTGCCTCCCATGAAGCACTTAGTTTATAGTCGCTAGTTCGACTTTTCCAATTCTTCAACCGAATTTGCTAGATCCACCGTAGTGGCATCACCATCAATATTTTCCCCTTCAAAGTAATGCTTGAGAAGATGACCGTTTACTTTAAAAGTGCGGTCATCTTCTGACTTCAGCTCAACTGCACCATAGGGAAAAACATTAGAAATAACAAATGGTCCAGACCATCGAGATTTTAACTTACCTGGGAACAACTTCAAGCGAGAGTTGTATAATAGGACTTTCTAACCAGGCAAAAACTCTCGCTTTAGGATGTTCCTATCATGCCATCGCTTGGCTCGCTCCTTGTATATCCTAGCATTTTCATATGCTTCCTCTCTCATCTCAGCCATCTGATTCAATTGGAGCAATCTCTTTTCACCTGCAGCTTGTAAATCAAAGTTAAGGTATTTTATGGCCTAATATGCTTTGTGCTCAAGCTCTACTGGTAGGTGACATGATTTACCATAAACAATCTTGTATGGGGACATTCCTATGGGGGTTTTGAAAGCTGTCCTGTAAGCCCACAATGCATCATCAAGTTTTAAAGACCAATCTTTCCTAGATGCATTGACTGTTTTCTCTAAGATACGCTTTATTTCCCTATTGGACACCTCAACCTGTCCACAAGTCTGTGGATGATAAGGGGTGGCAATTTTATGAGTAActccatattttgataataatttttcaaattgccgATTGCAAAAATGTGATCCCCCATCACTTATAATGGCTCTAGGTACCCCAAATCTTGAAAAGATGTTCCTTTTCAAAAATCTGATTACAACTCTGGCATCATTACTTTGTAGAGCAACTGCTTCTACCCATTTTGAAACATAATCAACAGCcacaagaatatatttatttgaaaaagaagagggaaaaggacCCATAAAGTCTATTCCCCACACATCAAAAagctcaattacaagaatgctATTTTGTGGTACTTCATGTCTCCTAGAAATATTGCCAGTTCTTTGGCATGGAGCACAAGACATAATGTAATTCCTGCAATCATGAAATACTCTAGGCCAATAAAATCCACAAGATAAGATCTTAGTTGCAGTTCTttccacaccaaagtggcctcctgCTTCCTTAGAATGACAGTGTTGTATTATGCTAAGTTGTTCAATTTCAGGCACACAGCGTCTAATTACTTGGTCAGCACAATATTTAAACAGATATGGTTCATCCCAAAAATAGTATTTCACATCatgcaaaaatttctttttctgttgagATGACAAACCATATGGTGTGATGTTGCTAACCATGTAATTGACTATATCAGCATACCAAGGTAATCCTTGGATTTCTGCTACATGCAATTGTTCATCAGGGAACTTTTCATTAATGGGTGAATCTAAACAATCAGATTCCAAACGGGATAAGTGATCAGCCACTACATTTTCAGTTCCCTTTGTGTCTCTAATTTCCAGGTCAAATTCTTGTAGCAGTAGAATCCAACGAATTAGCCTAGGTTTAGCATCAGCTTTggcaaacaaatatttcagggcAGCATGGTCTGTGTATACTATGATCTTAGAACCTATCAGATAAGGCCGAAACTTGTCACATGCAAATATGACTGCTAAAAGCTCCTTTTCAGTTGTGGCATAGTTCTTTTGGGCCTCATTTAAAGTTCTACTAGCATAGTATATTGCATGAAATACCTTACCTCTCCTTTGCCCAAGTACTGCTCCTACAGCATAGTCGCTGGCATCACACATCAGCTCAAACGGAAGCTCCCAATTAGGTGCAACGATCACTGGTGCAGAAGTGAGTTTCtccttcaataaattgaatgcctgcaaacaattgtcattaaaaacaaaagcagaatctttttcaagtaaattacaaagaggtctagagattttagaaaagtcctTGATAAATCTCCTGTAGAAGCCAGcatgtcctaagaagctccttactcCTTTTGTTGAAGTGGGTGGTGGCAACTTCTCTATTATCTCCACTTTTGCTCGATCAACTTCAATCCCTTTCTTTGACACCTTGTGACCTAAGACTATACCCTCTCTTACCATAAAATGACATTTCTCCCAGTTCAGAAGCAGATTAGTCTCCTTACATCTTTTAAGCACACAGCCTAAATTTGTCAGACAagattcaaatgacttcccaaaaacagagaaatcatccataaatatttcaataaaattctctaaCATGTCAGAAAATATAGACATCATGCACCTCTGGAAAGTGGCAGGTGCATTacagagaccgaaaggcattctCCTAAAGGCAAAAGTGCCATAAGGACAAGTAAATGTGGTTTTCTCCTGGTCCTCGGGTGCTatatgaatctgattgtaaccAGAATAACCAtctagaaaacaataataattatgccCTGCAAGTTTTTCTAGCATCTGATCAATGAAGGGGAGGGGGAAATGGTCTTTACGGGTAGCATCATTTAGTTTCCTGTAATCTATACAAACTCTCCACCCAGTCACAGTACGAGTCGGGATTAATTTATTGACCTCATTTTTAACCACAGTCATACCACCCTTTTTGGGCACTACTTGAACAGGACTAACCCATTTACTATCTGAGATAGGATAGATAATACCTGCATCCAACAGTTTAAGCACTTCTTTCTTCACTACCTCTTTGAGAGTTGGGTTAAGTCGCCTCTGTGGTTGCACTATGGGTTTGCACTCAGCTTCCAACATTATCCTGTGAGTGCAAATCAAAGGGCTGATCCCTTTGATATCTGCAATAGTCCATCCTATTGCCTCCTTGTGCTCTCTCAGCACGCTTAGGAGCTGTTGCTCCTGATCACCtgtcaaggaagaagagataattattGGCAAAGTATCATCTATTCCAAGATAGGCATATTTTAAATGGCTAGGCAATGGTTTAAGTTCTAGCACCGGGGACTGTGTCAAAGATGATACTGGTTTTGTCGCACTAGTGCCCAGCTCCTCATAGTAGCGAGCCTTGATTTCTGATACCTTCTCCACagattcttcctcatgctcatcatcatcactccaATCGTCCAGATCCCTAAGGACTGATTCCATTGTATCCACACCTGCTTTCTCCTCCACAGACTCAGAGATAAGCtcatcaataatatcaatggtgtaacatgatttgccatcatcaaatttctttatggcgtcataaacattaaaagttatttgttcATTCATAACTCTTAAAGTGAGCTTACCTTGTTCCACATCTATTAATGCTTTACCTGTCGCAAGGAACGGTCTGCCAAGGATCATGGGCACCTCTCTGTCCTCCTCTATCTCCAAGACTATGAAGTCGACtggaaatatgaatttgtctACCTTCACCAGGACATTCTCAACAATACCCTTTGGATATTTGATACTCCTGTCAGCAAGTTGCAAGGTAATATGAGTTTTCttgcattctccaagtccaagtttcctgaaaatagacagaggcattaaatttatacttgcaCCTGAATCAATAAGAACgttctcaaaatgaaaattccctATAGTACAAGGAACAGTGAAACTCCCCTGATCTCTTTGTTTGCGTGGTAAGTTAGGCAAGTCCTTTTGGAGAATCATAGAACACTCTCCTGTAAGCATCACAGGCTCACTCCCATCAAACTTTCTCTTTTTAGTGAGCAGATCCTTCATGAATCTAGCATATGAAGGCATCTGCTGGAGTGCTTCTGCAAATGGAATGTTGATTTGCAGCTTTTTAAAAACATCTAGGAATTTAGCAAATTGGGCGTCCAACTGTTGTTGCTTCAATCTTCCTGGAAAAGGGACAGGAGGAACATACGGTTTCACCCCTAGTGACTTCTGCCTTGGTTCCTCCACCTTTTGCTTACCTTTGTCTTTCTCCGGACTCTCCTCCTGAGTTTGAGCTTTTCTATTGACTATTTCCAATTCCTTGCCACTCCTCAGCATTATAGCATTGACACCCTTGGGGTTCTCTTCAGTGTTGCTGGGTAAAGACCCTGATGGTCTATTACTCAATTGCTGAGAAATCTGACTAATCTGACCCTCTAGGTTTCGAATAGTGGCTTGTTGATTCTGTAGCATGGTGTCAGTCTTTTGCATATAGCTCAACATGAGCTCTTCCATTCTCAACTGACTTTGCTGAGGTGGAGCATTCTGAGCAGGGCCTTGCTTTTGGAATCCAGGTGGCGGTTTAAGTGCATTATTCTCAttcctccatgagaaattAGGATGATTACGCCACCCGGGATTGTAAGTGTTCGAATAAGGCCCTTGATTACTCCGTTGGAAGTTGTTGACAAAGTTCACTTGCTCTCCATTGGGTGAAGCCGAGGGATTTccagacatgcattcaagaGTCGAATGTGGTCCTGAACACAACTCACAAAAAGCAACCTGATTAGTATTAAAAGAATGTGCTGAGGTGAGTTTACTTACCTGGGTAGTGAGAGCTGAAATCTGGGTTGTCAAATTAGCAATAGTGTCCATGTCATTGACTGATGCCACTCTTGATTTACTTCTTTCGTTCTGCCAATTATGTGCACTGGAGGCCATCTCTTCTATCAAAGCACTTGCTTCATCATAATTCTTACCCATCAGTGCGCCTCCTGCTGCAGCATCTACTAGAGACCTCAATGTATCATCCAGGCTAAGATAGAAGACCTCAATTAGGAGATTATCTGGCAATCCGTGATGTGGGCACTTTCTGATTGCCtccttgaatctctcccatgcCTCATAAAGTGATTCACCATTGAACTTGGTGAAGTTA
This genomic window contains:
- the LOC116207015 gene encoding uncharacterized protein LOC116207015 — translated: MGYSMRRSRSAELLPLDPEIERTLHRLRRENRRREELQVVEMADDDINRQIQGAARALRDYAVPTIMGSAIRRPTIPANNFELKPALIQMVQSNQFGGYPNESPDEHIAGFLQYCNTVKMNNVTDDVIRLQLFPFSLRDKARAWFNSLPQESITTWADLSSKFLRRFFPPARTARLRNEITNFTKFNGESLYEAWERFKEAIRKCPHHGLPDNLLIEVFYLSLDDTLRSLVDAAAGGALMGKNYDEASALIEEMASSAHNWQNERSKSRVASVNDMDTIANLTTQISALTTQVAFCELCSGPHSTLECMSGNPSASPNGEQVNFVNNFQRSNQGPYSNTYNPGWRNHPNFSWRNENNALKPPPGFQKQGPAQNAPPQQSQLRMEELMLSYMQKTDTMLQNQQATIRNLEGQISQISQQLSNRPSGSLPSNTEENPKGVNAIMLRSGKELEIVNRKAQTQEESPEKDKGKQKVEEPRQKSLGVKPYVPPVPFPGRLKQQQLDAQFAKFLDVFKKLQINIPFAEALQQMPSYARFMKDLLTKKRKFDGSEPVMLTGEKLGLGECKKTHITLQLADRSIKYPKGIVENVLVKVKH